In Methanosarcina barkeri MS, a single window of DNA contains:
- a CDS encoding metal-dependent hydrolase — protein MPYPVVHVLFFVFCISAVAVFAAVRSFFRGGLSHKGLTNLIFLLFVGSICSLFPDIMIIHSLLINGTMEHCWAGPIPTHSLLFSFLAVLFGTVAGYAKYREPGRAMYLGLFAEAAFASHLLLDDISEGGCEYLYPLYEKKISVFSMMDVGFRGTGIFDYLMASFVSVFFVCSIIMMALFALSKYDFELNYKAEK, from the coding sequence ATGCCCTACCCGGTTGTACATGTGCTATTCTTCGTATTCTGTATAAGTGCAGTAGCAGTTTTTGCTGCTGTCAGATCGTTTTTTCGAGGGGGGCTCTCTCATAAAGGCTTAACGAATTTAATATTTCTGCTATTCGTAGGCAGTATCTGTTCCTTATTTCCAGATATCATGATCATTCACAGCCTGCTCATAAACGGTACTATGGAGCATTGCTGGGCCGGCCCGATTCCAACACATTCACTTTTATTCAGTTTTCTCGCAGTCCTGTTCGGAACCGTTGCAGGATATGCTAAATACAGGGAGCCTGGCAGGGCAATGTATCTCGGACTTTTTGCAGAGGCAGCATTTGCATCTCACCTGTTGCTCGATGACATCAGTGAAGGCGGCTGTGAATACCTTTATCCATTATACGAGAAAAAAATCAGTGTATTTTCAATGATGGACGTGGGTTTTCGGGGAACCGGAATCTTTGATTACTTGATGGCATCTTTTGTGTCGGTCTTTTTTGTTTGTTCCATAATAATGATGGCACTCTTTGCCCTGAGTAAGTACGATTTTGAGCTAAACTACAAAGCAGAAAAATAA
- a CDS encoding acyltransferase: MGGIRTTTAVSNRDQVTFCEIAEHYHSNKLLFGIKYFKNWILERLASSAPVPSWRTKLHRMRGVNLGENVYVGYDVIFDRIHPELITIDDYSEIGDRCILSAHTRGSLTTRQAYPRTMAPIKIGRGVSVNPGCIITQGVEIGDNSIIGVGSVVNRNISPNSLALGYPARVVKKLEGVGELKT, translated from the coding sequence ATGGGGGGTATTCGCACGACTACTGCAGTGTCTAATAGAGACCAGGTAACCTTTTGCGAAATTGCGGAACATTACCACAGTAATAAACTTCTTTTTGGCATTAAATATTTTAAAAACTGGATTCTAGAACGGCTTGCCTCAAGCGCTCCCGTTCCTTCTTGGAGAACTAAATTACACAGGATGCGGGGTGTAAATCTCGGGGAGAATGTATATGTCGGTTATGACGTGATTTTTGATAGGATACACCCCGAATTAATTACGATAGATGATTATTCTGAAATCGGTGATAGGTGCATATTATCTGCACATACAAGAGGAAGTTTGACTACAAGGCAGGCATATCCGAGAACTATGGCTCCCATAAAAATCGGACGTGGTGTCTCTGTGAATCCAGGATGTATAATCACGCAGGGTGTTGAAATCGGGGATAACTCAATAATAGGGGTTGGATCCGTAGTTAACCGCAATATCTCTCCAAATAGTCTTGCTCTGGGCTATCCTGCAAGGGTTGTTAAAAAACTTGAAGGCGTAGGTGAACTTAAAACCTGA